One segment of Fusobacterium massiliense DNA contains the following:
- a CDS encoding PTS sugar transporter subunit IIA, whose product MKFSSYLNPDYIFPSLEVNSKEEIIRKIVEKVAEDNKTVSKQKDEIIKNILKREEEISTCIGSGIFLPHTRMKDFSDFIIAVATVKNDLEAEVGGTNEKDNIKIVFLIISDVLKNKNLLKTMSAISKIALKRPEIIEKLKGTSHPKQIIELLTSNDIEIEHKITAEDVLSPDLTTAKEDDTLEEVVKRLILEKRSALPVLSDNGELLGEITERELIGFGLPEHLSLMSDLNFLTVGEPFEEYLINEDTATIKDIYRKDVKYLVIDKETPIMEICFKMVYKGIHRLYVVNPKTNKYIGTINRFDILKKVLHI is encoded by the coding sequence ATGAAATTTTCAAGTTATCTAAATCCGGATTATATATTTCCAAGTTTGGAAGTAAATTCTAAAGAGGAAATAATTAGAAAAATAGTTGAAAAAGTTGCAGAGGATAATAAGACGGTATCTAAACAAAAAGATGAAATTATTAAAAATATTTTGAAAAGAGAAGAAGAAATATCTACTTGTATAGGAAGTGGAATATTTTTACCTCATACTAGAATGAAAGATTTCTCAGATTTTATAATAGCTGTTGCTACTGTAAAAAATGATTTAGAAGCAGAAGTTGGTGGAACTAATGAGAAAGATAATATTAAAATAGTGTTTCTAATAATTTCAGATGTTTTGAAAAATAAAAACTTATTAAAAACTATGAGTGCTATTTCAAAAATAGCTTTAAAACGTCCAGAAATAATAGAAAAATTAAAAGGAACATCTCATCCAAAGCAAATAATAGAATTATTAACATCTAATGATATAGAAATAGAGCATAAAATAACTGCAGAAGATGTTTTAAGCCCAGATCTTACAACTGCAAAAGAAGATGATACTTTGGAAGAAGTAGTAAAAAGATTAATACTAGAAAAAAGATCAGCTTTACCAGTTTTATCTGATAATGGTGAACTTTTAGGAGAAATTACAGAAAGAGAATTAATAGGTTTTGGTCTTCCAGAACATTTATCACTTATGAGTGATTTAAATTTTTTAACTGTTGGAGAACCTTTTGAAGAATATTTGATTAACGAGGATACGGCAACAATCAAGGATATTTATAGAAAAGATGTCAAATATTTAGTTATTGATAAAGAGACTCCTATAATGGAGATTTGTTTTAAGATGGTGTACAAAGGTATTCACAGACTTTATGTTGTAAATCCTAAAACAAATAAATACATAGGAACAATAAATAGGTTTGATATTTTGAAGAAAGTTTTACATATTTAG